One segment of Poseidonibacter antarcticus DNA contains the following:
- a CDS encoding IS256 family transposase: MFKNPCQTGKIKNTKGHKDEVLSSLIKQLTEAAFAAEIDFHLTQDLNKKNQTSMTGEIEEKILALYSHRNSYSQISKLIEDIYSVGFSKGAIRAVTDKIIPMLQEWKIRPLEEVYPFIFLDAIHYKVKEDRKYISKAFYTVLGVGVDGKKEILGLYLNESEGAKFWLQVLTDLNNRGVQDILIASVDGLNGFPEAINSVFPNTEVQLCIVHQIRNSLRFIESANQKQFAKELKSVYQAFTKEEAEIELDKLEEKWGKKYPIVFTSWRNKWENLSVYFQYPEDIRRVIYTTNIIESVHRQFRTLTKTKGGFPNDNSLLKLLFMGIQNATKRWTMPVRNWSLTISQLSIYFEGRLDKTLNL, encoded by the coding sequence CTGTTCAAAAATCCGTGTCAAACTGGTAAAATAAAAAATACCAAAGGACACAAAGATGAAGTACTAAGCTCTTTAATTAAACAACTTACAGAAGCTGCATTTGCAGCTGAAATAGATTTTCATCTAACACAAGATTTAAATAAGAAAAATCAAACTAGTATGACAGGAGAAATAGAAGAAAAAATTCTTGCTCTTTATTCTCATAGAAATAGTTATTCTCAAATATCAAAACTAATAGAAGATATTTATAGTGTAGGCTTTTCTAAGGGTGCAATTAGAGCTGTTACTGATAAAATCATACCAATGCTTCAAGAATGGAAAATAAGACCACTAGAAGAAGTTTATCCCTTTATATTTTTAGATGCAATTCACTACAAAGTTAAAGAGGATAGGAAATATATATCTAAAGCCTTTTATACAGTCTTAGGAGTTGGAGTTGATGGGAAAAAAGAAATACTTGGACTCTATCTCAATGAAAGTGAAGGAGCTAAGTTCTGGTTGCAAGTTCTAACAGATTTAAATAACCGTGGAGTACAAGATATACTTATTGCATCAGTTGATGGACTCAACGGCTTTCCTGAAGCTATTAATTCAGTATTTCCTAATACTGAAGTACAACTTTGTATTGTTCATCAAATAAGAAATTCTTTAAGATTTATAGAATCAGCAAATCAAAAACAATTTGCAAAAGAATTAAAATCAGTTTATCAAGCTTTCACAAAAGAAGAAGCCGAAATAGAACTTGATAAGTTAGAAGAGAAATGGGGTAAGAAATATCCTATTGTATTTACTTCTTGGAGAAATAAATGGGAAAATTTATCAGTTTATTTCCAATATCCTGAAGATATTAGAAGAGTAATTTATACAACAAATATCATTGAATCAGTTCACAGACAATTTAGAACTCTTACTAAAACAAAAGGTGGTTTCCCTAACGATAATAGCTTACTTAAATTACTATTTATGGGTATTCAAAATGCTACAAAAAGGTGGACAATGCCAGTGAGAAATTGGAGTTTAACAATTTCTCAGCTCTCAATATATTTTGAGGGAAGACTAGATAAAACATTAAATTTATGA